GAATGGGTCTGTTTTGGAAACAATTTTTAGAAACTCATACCCATTCATATTAGGCATCTTTAAGTCAAGTATAACCAGATCTACTTTGTCAGTGTTTATTCTTCTTACACCCTCTTGTCCATCACTTGCTAGGATGACATTATAACCTTCAAGTTCAAAAATCGTTTTAATGCCCTCTCTTATCTTTTGTTCATCGTCTATTACTAGAATAGTTTCCTTTGGCATAATGAGACTAGTAGTCTTCAAATAAAGTAGGTATAGCACCTGATAGTTTATTATACTTCTCCATTAGGTCTGGATTCTCTTGTGAAAACTTCTGAAGCAGTTGATAGTTCTTAACAGAGTAGTTTTCAAACTCCTCAAGGTTTAAACCATACTTTGATAGTAGTTCTACCTTCTTCGTAGTTCTGTAGTTTTCCAGAATCTCCGATGAAATATTAGTCCCCGAAGACATAAGTTCTTTAGTCCAGAAATAATTACTTACAGTAAGTATGGCATTTAACTCCACAAATGTCCTTGGTGTTAGTGTGATCTTTTTAGGTTCTCTAGCTTCAGAGACTATACTGTTAAGTAAATTGCTAATTTCATCTTCTAGTTCCTTACCTACTTTGTCCTCCGATGTCTGACAACTTAAAATGAAAGTAACAACTATTATCACAAAATAACTAAAATTCCTTATGCTTCTCATACTTGTTGTTAATAATATACGAAAACACAAACCAGATTCAATTCTGTTTGCTAAAATCTTGTTATTCCTAAATCCAAAAGAACAGATAAAAATCTACATAACAGTGTTATTAGTGAAGTTAGATATTAAGTTGTTGATTCAAACTTGCCTAGCCTATTATATTTGAATTACCTGTATAAACAACCTATTGTTATGAACTTTCATCAATCAGTATATGACCTGATTATACTAAAATTCTCCTCATACATACCTATTGCAGTTATGTTTTTATTAACCCTATGAAATGAGATTACAAGATTAGTTAAAGAAGCAAAATTACGTAAGCGCACCGCATATCCCGTTGATGATATTGTCCAGTCATTAGTCATAGTAGGGTTTTAGAATTGAGATAATGGATTGATTGTCTAGATATGTTTCTACTCGTTTTCTACAGCCTCTAGTTTACGCTATTTGCGTAGAGTACTACATATCCCTCATAATTTACAGCACATCAATTTGCTTACTGGAGGATCAAATGGAGATAGAAGTTTTAGGGTTAGATGGTTCAGTGAAAAAGAAGATAAAAGTTGATGATAGGATATTCGGGCTTGAATATAACAATGACCTAGTTTATAAGGCTCTTATAGTAGAGTTGTCAAATGCTAGACAGGGAACTGCATCCACAAAAACCAGAGGAGAAGTAAGTGGCGGTGGAAGAAAACCTTGGAGACAGAAAGGAACAGGAAGAGCAAGACACGGTTCAATCAGGTCTCCGATATGGGTAGGTGGAGGTATCGCTCACGGTCCTAAACCTAGAGATTATTCAATGTCAATACCTAAAGCGATGAAAAGAAAAGCATACTTTACGATACTATCAGCAAAGACAAGAGATAAGGATCTATTGGTCGTTGAAGATTTCTCGCTTGACAGAATAAAAACAAAGGACTTTGTTAGCAAATTCTCAAAAATTCTTGCTAGACTAACAGGCGGTTATGGATTACTGATCCTACCATCTCACGATAAGAATATACACTTGTCTTCCAGAAACCTACCAAACCTAAAGGTTCTACCTTATAATCAGTTAAACATTAAGGATCTATTCTATTCAAACAAAGTCTTCTTCTTAGAGAGTGCTATAAAGAAATACGAAGAAATGTATCTACAGAAAGTTTAAGTTTGGTTTCCTTGCTATGTCCTACGAGAGCCAAATTAAATACTTTTTGAGAGATGATGAGGCAGTAGGGTTTAACTATGAGTTTGGAATTAAGGAGATAATATACAGAGAGAAGAGTAATTTTCAGCTAATTGAAATTGTTGATACCGTTCCTTTCGGCAGAGCACTCATAACAGATAGTATAGTAATGATAACGGAAATGGATGAATTCATATATCATGAAATGATGACACATGTTCCAATGAGTCTCGTTGAAAAACCTAGAAAAGTCTTGGTAATAGGTGGGGGAGATGGTGGTTGCGTTAGAGAACTTTCAAAGTATCCATCTCTTGAAAGAATAGACCTAGTTGAGATAGATGAGAGAATCATAGATATTACCCAGAAGTATATGAATACTTGGAAAGGTACAAACTTTAACATCCTAAACACTTACATAGAAGATGGTTTCAAATTCATTCAAAGGACTAACGAAAAGTATGATGTGATAATACTTGATATTACTGCACCTGTTGATATTGCGATTGATCTTTATTCAAAAACGAGTTTTGGAAGAGTAGTGTCAAGACTTACAGATGAAGGTGTTTTCGTAATACAATCTGAGTCAGTATTTATCACACCTAATGTGGCAAAGCACATTTTGAGACAGGTCAGGGATTTGGTTAGATTTTCATCCGTATATTCAGTTTACGTTCCATCCTTCATAAACCCTTGGAGTTTTGTTATAGGCTCAAAAGTCAACAAGCCTGATATACCAAAATATGAGAATATTGACTACTCAAAGGTCAAATTCTACACTAAAGAAATACATACCTCATCATTCGCATTACCGAAATTCTTAAAAGACTTCTTTGATAAAGAAGATGATGTAAAAAATTTACTTGATAGGAGTATTGTAAGAACACTACTAGGTCAAGAAGTAGGTTAAAATATCCTAGTTACGTTTAGCCAACCTAAAGATGTTTTGAATTTCTTTCTTAAGCCATCAGGAAAATGACAAATAGTGAGACTGTGAAGGGATAAAAAAATTAATTAAGGTTATCATGTTGAAAATGTTATCATATGTTAATTTTCATTAGTTCTAGACTTCAATGTGCTCAACTTGTACCAATGATATCGTAAAAACATTCAACCTAGATGAATGCCATTTAATCCTGACAGTGAAAACTAAATAATAGAGTCAATACTCTTGTAATGATAGAAGTTTGTATCCCCTCAGAGTTAGTCAAGGGGCAAAAGCCCCTTTGAGGTTAGAACCTTACTACTAGACTTAAACTACCTCCAAGCCCTCTCAATCCGAAATCCGGTATCATAGAAGAAGTAAATATACTTGAATCAAACTCGTTTCCGAATGTATCATAAGCCCTTATCCAATTATAGACTGGTATTGTATATTTGTATCCAGCATTTACTGATAATCCGACATATTTTGAGAATAAAAGTTCCAGAGTTAGACCTCCGGTGAAACCCAATGAGAATGTGGTGAGATAGAAGTCAAGGTAATACCACCACCATCCGATACTGCCAAGGTAGGTAAATGAACCTAGTAAATCAATTCCTACATACGGCTTTATTTTGAAGTTTCTCAAGTATATGGAGTAGTTAAATAGAATATCTAAAGTCAAAGTGAATGGTGATGCAAAAACAAGAGATATATCAACTTGTGGTTCAAAGAAAGCAAAACTACCATCATCTATTCCTGATATTCCTAAAACGAAAGCATTTCCATCTCTAAGCCTATTCCATTTGTCTTCAAAGTAGCTGATAAGGTATGGGTCTTGGGGAGGAGCATAGTCAATTTGTTGTAATCCAAAGAACAGCCTGAATATAAGACCTCTTCTAAGCGAGTCTGTCAATTGAACACCAAGTTTAGGGTCACCAAAGATTGGTATAACTTCACTGTAATCTTCTTTTGCATCAACTACTCTAACGAGTCCTGTAACTTCTCTCACAGTTCTGGTCTTCCCTCCTATCGTCAAAGTTTTAGTTTCCACGATATCAAGCTCAAGTCCAGGAGTGATATCAAAGTTTCTACCAAGTTCAGTGTATAATTTACCACCACTAGTATCAACTATGGTTGTATAGAGTTTGAATTTCTCTACTCCTCTCAACTGATATTTTATTTCTTGAAGCACTTCATCAACTGCCATAACTATTGTTTCTTCTCTTGTTAGATTCCTACCTCTTATACCAGTTATCATCTCAATTAACTGGCTACTCCTACCGGAAACTGTTTTTGTGATATCTATAACATGGAATATCTTACCTTCGGCAGGGTCAAAAAACTTCAGAGACAATCCTAAAGTGACAACATAAAATGACTCAAAACCTTCGTATCTTAGCTCTGCACCGAATGTTTTTATATTTGGTACAACTATCGTGTAAGAATTGACAAGTCGCTCTAGCATATCTGGTGTTAAAGTTATTGTACCCCACTTAGGATCAACAAACTTCTCTGCTTTTGTTATTTTTTGCTGTTGTAGTTCAGCCACTCTAGCCATGAACTTCTCAAGATTTCCCTCAGAAAACCTAAACTCAAAACCTTTAACATTGAACCTTTTCATCGTTGAGAAGAGATTAACTATACCATCATCAAGTTTATTAACTATGTTTGGTGGTATATCCCATGTATAGTATGATGCAAAGATTGATACATCCTGTTGTTCTGATATCTTTACATTACCTTTAGGTTGCGAAAAACCTAATACTGTTATGAAAGATATTATTGAAAAAACTACCAAAAGTTTTCTCATAGAAGCCTCCTTTTAAGACGATTACAATAATAATATTACCTAGAACAAGTTTCAAGTATTTTCAGAAGTTGTCAATAAAGTCTAAAATTTTTTGTGAGATGATTCATAAAATAGTTTAAGGTTATGGAGATGGATATTTTTAGTATATCACACCTATCGCTCCTCTGTTTTCTTTCTTTTCTCTTTCTTTTCAAAACAACACCAAAAGGAGGTGATATGATGTGAGGAGAGATGATATGCAACATATACGAGAGGACAAGAAGATTGTGAAATACCTTAACAGGTATCTAGAGAACAATGAAAACAGACTTGTAGTTATTTGCTAGAGCAACACTTGATAGGCACTAAAAGCATTAACTATACCCAAATAACTCTCAAATTTTGGAATTTATTGTCATTTTCACTGAAAACTTGAACTACAATTTGAGATTGGATTAAAATTTTCAAAATGTTAGGTTTAGGAGGCTCTTATGAAGGGTAAGGAAGAGGTTAAAAAAGAATTTAATTTTAACCAGATCAAAGAGGAGATGAAAAAGCATTTTGAAGAAAGCATTAATGTTTATAAAGAAGAACTTAAAAAGATAAGGACAGGCAGGGCTTCAACGCTTATAGTTGAGGATATCAAAGTTGATTACTACAATAGTCTAACCCCAATCAAGCAACTTGCTACAATATCTGTAAGTGATGCTTCAACTGTTGTTATCTCTCCTTGGGATAAAAGCGTTGTCAAAGCTATTGAGAAATCTCTGATGACATCAAATCTAGGAT
The Spirochaetota bacterium genome window above contains:
- the rplD gene encoding 50S ribosomal protein L4; the protein is MEIEVLGLDGSVKKKIKVDDRIFGLEYNNDLVYKALIVELSNARQGTASTKTRGEVSGGGRKPWRQKGTGRARHGSIRSPIWVGGGIAHGPKPRDYSMSIPKAMKRKAYFTILSAKTRDKDLLVVEDFSLDRIKTKDFVSKFSKILARLTGGYGLLILPSHDKNIHLSSRNLPNLKVLPYNQLNIKDLFYSNKVFFLESAIKKYEEMYLQKV
- the speE gene encoding polyamine aminopropyltransferase yields the protein MSYESQIKYFLRDDEAVGFNYEFGIKEIIYREKSNFQLIEIVDTVPFGRALITDSIVMITEMDEFIYHEMMTHVPMSLVEKPRKVLVIGGGDGGCVRELSKYPSLERIDLVEIDERIIDITQKYMNTWKGTNFNILNTYIEDGFKFIQRTNEKYDVIILDITAPVDIAIDLYSKTSFGRVVSRLTDEGVFVIQSESVFITPNVAKHILRQVRDLVRFSSVYSVYVPSFINPWSFVIGSKVNKPDIPKYENIDYSKVKFYTKEIHTSSFALPKFLKDFFDKEDDVKNLLDRSIVRTLLGQEVG
- the frr gene encoding ribosome recycling factor, with product MKGKEEVKKEFNFNQIKEEMKKHFEESINVYKEELKKIRTGRASTLIVEDIKVDYYNSLTPIKQLATISVSDASTVVISPWDKSVVKAIEKSLMTSNLGLSISVDGNNIRVHFPPLTEERKKEIIKYLHTKSEEAKVAIRNVRHKYLKIVRESKDSAHISEDLEKRYEQEIDKITHEYIEKIDSLTKSKEKEIMEV